In Hyla sarda isolate aHylSar1 chromosome 9, aHylSar1.hap1, whole genome shotgun sequence, the following proteins share a genomic window:
- the LOC130291961 gene encoding olfactory receptor 8D1-like, which translates to MNAPNHTMLTYFIIRGISSVPELQLPIFLLVLFIYIIILGGNMTILTLFCLDRQLHTPMYFFLANLSLVDMSCSTVSLHKILANFILGDKSVPYLPCMVQMHFFAALTFNEFVILAVMSYDRYLAICNPLLYNALMTQKVCLQLAFASWISGLLIVLTPTILVSNFSCYRSHEINHFFCDIVPLMEITCDDIAILQMLMFTAGTFLFGLLPFLVTFTPYIFIIIVILKIHTSIGRRKAFYTCSSHLTVVILLYLTFSFQYFTPKSKRSTESSKLSAMFNAIFIPVVNPLIYSLKNKDITLAIKRRVKTSKF; encoded by the coding sequence ATGAATGCACCAAATCATACAATGCTCACCTATTTCATTATCAGAGGTATCTCGAGCGTTCCAGAACTTCAGCTTCCCATCTTTCTACTGGttctttttatttacatcatCATTCTTGGAGGTAACATGACCATTCTCACACTATTCTGTTTGGACCGTCAACTCCACACTCCCATGTACTTCTTTCTGGCCAACTTGTCCTTGGTGGACATGTCTTGTTCCACAGTCTCTCTTCACAAGATCCTTGCTAACTTCATATTAGGGGATAAGTCGGTTCCTTACTTGCCTTGTatggtacaaatgcacttttTCGCAGCTCTAACGTTTAATGAATTTGTAATACTAGCGGTGATGAGTTATGACCGATATCTGGCCATCTGtaatccattactatataatgcacTCATGACTCAAAAAGTTTGTCTTCAGTTGGCTTTCGCCTCCTGGATATCTGGTTTGCTTATAGTTCTTACACCTACCATTTTAGTTTCAAACTTTTCTTGTTACAGGTCTCATGAGATCAACCACTTCTTCTGTGACATCGTCCCTCTTATGGAAATCACTTGTGATGACATCGCCATTTTACAGATGCTCATGTTTACGGCAGGAACTTTTCTTTTTGGTTTGCTGCCTTTTCTTGTGACATTCACGCCTTACATTTTCATTATCATCGTCATACTTAAGATCCACACTAGCATTGGAAGACGTAAAGCCTTCTACACCTGTTCTTCTCACCTTACGGTCGTCATCCTTCTCTATTTGACTTTCTCCTTTCAATATTTTACACCTAAATCTAAAAGATCGACAGAATCCAGTAAATTGTCTGCTATGTTTAATGCCATCTTTATCCCCGTAGTGAATCCATTGATCTAtagcttaaaaaataaagatatcacATTAGCTATAAAGCGGAGGGTCAAAACTAGTAAATTCTAG
- the LOC130291960 gene encoding olfactory receptor 8D1-like: protein MNAPNQTMETYFIIRGISSVPELQLPIFLLVLLIYIIILGGNMTILTLFCLDRQLHTPMYFFLANLSLVDMSCSTVSLHKILANFLSGDKSVSHLACMVQMYFFAALMFDEFAILAVMSFDRYVAICNPLLYHTIMTQKVCVGLALVSWISGFVNLLPPIIMVSGFSCYRSHEINHFFCDIVPLMEITCDDIAILEIVIFTVGVTTFVLLPFLVTFTPYIFIIITILKIRTSFGRRKAFYTCSSHLTVVILLFLIICFQYITPQSKRSTESSKMFSMFNTVFIPIVNPLIYSFKNKEMTLAIKRRLKLCKLTP from the coding sequence ATGAATGCACCAAACCAGACCATGGAGACCTATTTCATTATCAGAGGTATCTCGAGTGTTCCTGAACTTCAGCTTCCCATCTTTCTACTGGTTCTTCTTATTTACATCATCATTCTTGGAGGTAACATGACCATTCTCACACTATTCTGTTTGGACCGTCAACTCCACACTCCCATGTACTTCTTTCTGGCCAACTTGTCTTTGGTGGACATGTCTTGTTCGACAGTCTCTCTTCACAAGATCCTTGCCAACTTCCTATCAGGAGATAAGTCGGTTTCTCACCTGGCTTGTATGGTACAGATGTACTTTTTCGCAGCTCTAATGTTTGATGAATTTGCAATACTAGCGGTGATGAGTTTTGACCGATATGTGGCCATCTGTAATCCGTTACTATACCATACAATCATGACCCAGAAGGTCTGTGTAGGGTTAGCTTTGGTTTCCTGGATTTCTGGTTTCGTCAATCTCCTTCCACCTATCATTATGGTTTCAGGCTTTTCTTGTTACAGGTCTCATGAGATCAATCACTTCTTCTGTGACATTGTTCCTCTCATGGAAATAACTTGTGATGACATCGCCATTTTAGAGATAGTAATTTTTACAGTAGGAGTTACTACTTTTGTTCTCTTGCCTTTTCTTGTGACATTCACGCCTTACATTTTTATTATCATCACCATACTTAAGATCCGCACTAGCTTTGGAAGACGTAAAGCCTTCTACACctgttcttctcacctcaccgtCGTCATCCTTCTCTTTTTGATCATCTGCTTTCAGTACATCACACCACAATCGAAAAGATCGACTGAATCCAGTAAAATGTTTTCCATGTTTAATACTGTCtttatccccatagtaaacccacTGATCTACAGCTTCAAAAATAAAGAGATGACATTAGCTATAAAGCGGAGGCTCAAATTGTGTAAATTAACACcttga